Genomic segment of Salvia hispanica cultivar TCC Black 2014 chromosome 2, UniMelb_Shisp_WGS_1.0, whole genome shotgun sequence:
GCCGCATACAAAGCGAGATCGCTCGAATGTAGCAGCCACCCCCCAACGGCCAATCCGCCGGCGGCGCCGATACATCCCTCGCAACCACACCTGGTGCGCACGATCGGCTGTTCGCCGATTATTTCGCGGAGGAACCACGTTATCCGGCAGATGTATTTCGTCGCCGGTTCAGAATGCGCCGCTCCTCTTCCTGCGCATTGTTAATGCGTTGTCCGCGCGTTACCCCGAGTTCCGCCTCCAACGAGACGCAGCAGGAAGCCCGGACTATCGCCCCTACAGAAATGCACCTGTTGCCATCCGGCAGCTTGGCATATGGAGGGTCCGCCGACATGTTCGATGAGTATCTCGCAATGCGGCGAGACGATCGGCAACGAGTGCCTCGAAGAATTTCTCGTCGGGCGTGCGAGATATTTGGGGAGCACTACCTTCGCCGCCGGACGCATTAGCTGACCGCGTTCCTTACTGGATTGGCACTTGGAGGACCCACGGCTTCCGGGGATGCTCTGGCAAAGCATCGATCGTATGCACCGGGCAAAGTGGAAGAACCTGGCCTAACCGCGTGGCGAGGCTGGGTTACTACCGGCTACAAAGGTACGCATCCCACCATCATTCTTGAAGCCGTTGCCGACCAACGgctttggatttggcatgcttattttggtatagccgggtcgaacaacgacctaaatgttctcaattcctcgccccttttcaacgagcggATCAACGGGTTAGGCCCCTCCATCGAATTCACGGCCAATGGCAATGTGCATAACATGGGGTACTACCTGGCTGACGGCATCTATCCGCAATGGCCCGTGTTtctgaagacgatcagatgccCACTCGGAGATAGAAGAAGGTATTTTGCCCGAGCGCAAGAGTctgcgcgcaaggatgtggagagggcatttggggtgctccaatcgcgatTTGCACTGGTAAAGGGTCCGACGCGCTTTTTCTACCAGGGGGATATTGCCGatatcatgtatgcgtgcatcatcatgcataacatgatcatcGAAGATGAACACGAAGGCGTCCTCGACGTCACCAACGACCCAAGTGTTGCATCATCGAGTCACGGTGTCTCAACCGAGTCCGCCCGCCAGGGTGTACCGCACAACGAACATGAACGGTTCCAGGCGTTCATGGACATACACCAGAAGGAGGCCCATCAAGCACTACAACacgatatcatcgaagaattgtgggcaaatagaaaccgcgcccaccgcccttgaatttttttttctttgaattttttttttgattttttatttccattcgtgtacttttttttttttaattttcttcgttgtaatgtgtacccgtgtttaatacaacgaactttattactatttatttgatttatctttataaattaaataagctagctttattatatataaaaataaaacaattaaattagtgatgatgtaaaaatgaaatgttgagttagggagaaataagggagaaataagggagaaaccatgtAGAATTGGTTCAATGATGTTCGCATGAGCCTTGCTGCCATCCCATTCCGCATGGACAAGACAACGAGATCGCATTGCATGCCTGAGGCAAGATATAACATAGGGAAAGAGGGCAACCTAGTTCTTACCTCCACaactaatatatatgtgtgtattaACCTAAtagtagtgtgcttaatgcATTAATCCGTGTCAATAATCTCTAGTTCGAGCCCACATTAATATGATAGTatcacatgattttaaaatttttgtttatttatcaataaaaagtGATAACATATGCCGTATCACCTCagagtagtaatttatatacatttattgATGAGCAAAGATCATACATTCGATTACTATGATTTATGAGTGTATAGTTAAATTTGTAATCTTTAAcctatttcatatttaatttgaaaaatgcaTTATCTAGAACGTATTCATAAATATCTAGCGttattgattatataaaaaaagtaattataccCTTAAGACAGGTCTCCCAGCTATTTCAACTAACTCCACAACTATAAAAACTAGTGGGGGCATAATCTAGTAACAATCCAATTAAAATGCTACCTATTGTTATAAAAATCACCACTTTATAAAGATGGGACTATAGTAATGGAAGTAACTTCATGcaatatatttatcaataGTTTACTAGCTTAAGTTTGTCTGAATCGATAAATCCCAAATTTTTGTCCAACTTAATGCCAAAAACCAGAtcctttaaaaattaaataattcaaatactaaagtttaaaaatatttcgAAGTCACCAAAAGGGCCCCTCGgcttaataaaattacaattccGGAGCTTCTTGGCTCGCAGGCGGGGCCCACGCTGAGAGCCGTCGAATGGGAGCCGCCGTTAAGTCACCGTCAGGCATTGATTGTGACAGTGAATTCAGGGGAACGGCGCGACGTTAGCTGACAGACGGAAAACGTTTTCTATTGGTATTTATGGGAAACTGGGAATTTACAAAAGTGAGGTTATATGTTTTGACTACTCGATATAAATGTTACGAGTATTATAGACtatagtttatttaattagattaaagTAATTTGGTGTAAGGTACAATCTGACtcattatttgaattcattctTCTTTTGGTCagtcttatttttaaaaattcattcttctcttatttatttatcttttttctgaAACTTAGTTTACGAGAATGAATTCGTCCATCTTTACAGTGCCAACATTATACTTATTATGTATCACGAGTCTCGATTATCTATCTCATTCTTACTTTTGTAACTAATTTCATCGtaaaaaatgatttcattCGTTTCACCCTgagtaaaactttttcttttttacgaTGCCGTATATTAAATGGTACTACagttcttaaaatagaaacattcgTCTATccacttaactcacaaaataatacacataaatttcacgtcgaaaaaaaaatgcttcaCTTATGGtgggacaaagagagtagtatattttaatttatcctaAATGGAGTATCTCATCGTATTATTATATAACATGTCTAACAAATTCACTTCAATTTCTACGAGTACATACTGaagtatagtagtagtataaatgtTGAGACAGGACTTAACTGAAAGTCTGAAACTCTCTTCAATAGAGAGCTTAAtactctttatttatttattaaaatttgaaatattaagcactatatatatacaattttttagaCAAAAATTCAAGAGGGGTCAAAAATATTAACCCTGTGGGTGCAGCAGTGTCTATGTGATGCAGCATTGTTGTTGGTTGGGTTTGATTTCAATGCTAGGAGTATTTAATACAcatcttcaaattttgaaaattgttctcttcatttatttcattGGGAATATGGGTCCACATTTTGCAtccaaattcataaatttgatcCCAACCCAGATTCACCAGTAGAAATGGTTTTGTAGTTTGAAGTGATTTAACAAGTTAGAGAGaaatgttttttgttttttgaataGAGGGTGAGAACATAGTACTTacttctttaaaaaaaatactcaaaatGACATAGTTGacatcttcctcttcttcacaaaatttattatgcataattGCATATTGCTAGGGAGTCAGAGACGGAGTTTTCAGCCGATtctaaagaaaaattagacCTTCAGTTCCTCTTGTAGTTTCGAGAGCAGTTGCTCCTCCCGTCCCCGAATTCCGCTGCTGATGACAATTTCTCCCTATTTCAAATAAcgagaaaaaattagtactccattaaaAAGTTTTAGAATATATAACATGCTACGCCTTTAATTGgcattcaaattttttgataaaatcatGAGTATCACTAATCTGAATCTTTTTACAACACTATTCGTTAAAATCCATGCCAAACTAAAATAAGTgaatatgatattaatattggTCGGTGATTCACATTTTAACAATAAAGCAAAAACCAAATGTGTGTGCATGTTCT
This window contains:
- the LOC125206504 gene encoding uncharacterized protein LOC125206504, producing the protein MGYYLADGIYPQWPVFLKTIRCPLGDRRRYFARAQESARKDVERAFGVLQSRFALVKGPTRFFYQGDIADIMYACIIMHNMIIEDEHEGVLDVTNDPSVASSSHGVSTESARQGVPHNEHERFQAFMDIHQKEAHQALQHDIIEELWAGPTLRAVEWEPPLSHRQALIVTVNSGERRDVS